The region AGCCCAGCCGGCAGCGGGACGGGCAGCAAACACCTCCCGGTTTGCCGGGCTGCCTGGAGAGCAGACTGAGCCgccttccctctgctccctcctgcctctgctcgCCTGCTCCGGCAGTTTGCTCCTTTCCATCCTCTTCTGGGGTTTGCGCTGTCCCTGGAGCGGCTCTGTGTCCGTCAGTCCCCTGGAGAGATCTCACAAGAGTTATTTTCCTTGTCCTGCCTGCTGAAATTGGTGTTGAAACCCCCATTTCTGCAACGCTAGCATTGGGGATGGCTCTTCCACAGGGAGGGAACAATCCCCAAAGGGGCATGAGGAGCCACTGTCCCACCGGGATGTGCCACCGGCTGTGTCACACGCAAAGGGCAGGAGGGCAGgtgtgcagggaggagaggggtcgGGGGGAAGATAAGAGGAGCTGCAAAATATCCCCATGGTCTCTTCAGACATCCTACCAGCTGCCGACACAGGGAGCCAGCAGGAAAGAAACTGGAGTTTTTGGAGAAAAAATGGGGTTTCGGTCTAGGCAGCAGCTGGATTTGTAGGGTAGGAGAGGGGCTGCGGCCGTGGCTCGCTGCCCCCAGCCGCACTTCACCGGGTGGTAGATGTGCTGTGCCATGTGGGTGGGAGGATGCTCTGACCCACGGCAGCTGCCCCCTAAGCTCAGCAGGGTCCCTCTGCCTGAGGGACATTCCCCTGTCCCTTTGTCCGTCTGTCCCACTGCTCCTCTGCTCTGGCACAGCCATCCCACCCACGTGCAAAGCCCCTGCAAGCCCTGTCCCGGACATTTGCGCAACCAGGGGGGTCCcctgccagcctgcagccccGTGCAGGGGTTGTATCCACACGATGCTCAGAGGAAACTGCAAACCCAGAGACCCAGCCCTGGGCTGTGCCCCCGTATCCAGCCCATCCTTGCTGTGCAGTCAACGGCGGGGAAGATCTGCCCGAGCAGGACCCACACAGAGTTGGAAAGAGCAAAGCCCACGGAGCACAGGCTGCCTTCGCTCCCCGGGCAGTGAGTGGCTCGGTTCAGGCAGCAATTCCCCTTGCATTTCGCAGCCGAGCCCGTGGCACCAGGGGCAGCGATGGCCACGGTCCCCCAGGACCTTTCCTACCAAGGTGCTCCCATGCTGGGGCATGCCCGGGGCTGCATCCCCAGGCGCTGCAGCCTCGCAGGCACGGCAGCCTCCTCCGCACCCGCACCGGCTTCATCCTGCGATGGCCAGCTGGATGTGTTGGGGTTTGCCCTGCTGGGGCATTGCTAATGGGGACTGGCCAGGGGTCCCTGGGCAGGGGTCCCTGGCCCTCACCCTGTAGGGATAAGCACCTTTCCCAGCCCCTCCTGGGTGCCACTGGGTCTCCAGTGCTGTCCTCTTCCCCTTTGGAGGGACCCCCATCTCTGCCCCCCCTTTAAATTCCCTGATCCATTTTCCATTTCGCCTGGTTTTTGCTGATCTCCCACGCTCTCCCCGTGCTGTTTGCAGTTTATCGAACCTCCCCAGCCTCCCAGCGTTCCCCGCCAAGCTGCCTGTGCCGGGCTTTGCCTTCACAGGCGTTTTGGTGGCGACAGATTGCGAGGATACAAAGTGGGGGGGCagcggctggggagggggggtgccgCACAGCGCTGCTGCTGTGGTGGCTTTCCGGGGAGCCGGAGCCGATGGGATGGCTCGTAGCAGGGAAGGGATGGGGCAGCCTTCTGCCCTCCGCCAGTGGCCACGCTCGCCCCTGTGCAGCTGAAGGCTCGGCCGGCAGCGGCGTGCAGGCACACGGAGCGGTGCCGTACTTGGGGTAACGTTCACCTCCCTTTCCTGTGATCTCTGGCCTCTTGTAAGCAAGCAAAGAAGTTTTACTGGACTCCAACAATGCCGGGGTTCCCCATGGGCCATTTGGCCCCAGACTTCAGgctgcagatggggaaactgaggcagagagtgACAATCAATGACTCACCTAAAATCACTGTTAGGCACGAGCAGAAGAGGAGGCAGAAAGCAGCTCCCCCGTTCCCCAGATAAGTGCTTGCCCCACTGGTCACACTGTCCCtccatcctgtccctgtcctccaCCCTACAATGCATTTTGGTTGTGAAAAGCAATAGCCTAGACCCCAACCTCGCCCTGTCATCCTGTCCCACCCTGGGCAGGTTGTCCCCCATTGGGGGAAACACCGTGGGGAGCTGAACGAGGCCACTAAGTCTGTCCCAGCCTTTGGCTCCCGGAtcccagcacaggctgcaaaACTCGCCCCAAGCCCTGGGGCGAGCCCCGCCGTCGCTGGACGGGGGatattgagccctggggaaggcTCCAGCCCCCGCAGGGAAGGGGCTGTGTTGGCTTCACGTCTCAGCGGTCGGAGACACCCAGGTTTGATGCAGAGCGAGACTCTGGGGTGTGAACCTGCAAGGTAACAGTGATAGTGCTGAGAGACGAGCAGCCCTAATTATATCCTCGCTTCTCCCAGCCGCTGGGTTCCTCCTAGCACGAAATGCCTGAAGACAAGACACCTCCGTGCAGGCTGGCTAGGTCAGGTATAAGGAGGGAGAAAAGTGCAGAGacatggaagaagaaacaaaattatttgaaaattcattCTGGGCTGCCCCAGGGTGGAGGCTTTTTTGGCTCAGCTCAACTTGCTTTGCCCAGAGCTCTGTTGTCTCACATTCCCGAGCCTGGTGAAAGCCGGGCAGAGGGACCTGTGCTGGCTGTTTGGAGACAAGCACCACGGTGAAGCAAATTTTCAGAGCCAGGATTTTGCAATGTAGGAGAGCAAAGACCTGATGTGAAACGGCTGGGGATAGAGAAGGGAGCAAAGCGGATAGCCCCGTTTCAGCTCGATATCTCTCGCTGGTCCGCTTTATCTTTTGTTGTTCAAATTGTACCATTTGGGGCCAGAAATGTCCTTGCTGATTGCCTGTGCTTGTCTGAataagagaaaacagaacaagTGCCGCTGGCAGCGATAACCCCGGCAGCTCCGAGGTTTTCGGGAGGGGATCGGGGGTTGTTCAGCAAAGACAAGGGAGAGCAAGGGATCATCCAAAGCCCAGGACTGCCCGTGGCATCGGTGCCTGGGTGTTTGGCTGGGGGCTGCATCCGTGCTGGGATACTGTCCATCAGGCCCTGATGCTGAACATGTCTCCAAACCTGTTAttctttagcagaaaaaaaaaagggtggggttGCTCCTTGCCAGCTGCTCCGTCCCCCCAGGTTTCCTCCTGCATGGCAGGAGCTGAGAACAGTTTATTCCCTTTCCCCAGACCCTAATTTAGGACCATTGCCTCTTTCAGATCACCAGAAGCTGGAACGAGAAGCCCGGATCTGCCGCCTCCTGAAGCACCCCAACATCGGTAAGTGCACCCGGCTCCGCACCCTCCGCGTGCCAGGCAAGGAACCGGGCAAATCCACCAGTGCTCCGTGCCCGGCTCCGCTGCCCACCTGCTCTCCCGTgctcccaccagggctgggggatCCCCAAattcagccctgcctgcagcagcacaggctgtttGTCCTTCCCTTGCGCTCCGGCTACCATCCCAGAGATGGAGAAGGGTCTCGGCAGCAGCCCGCTCTGTTGACCTGCAGAGccgtccctcctcttcctcatggGAGTCAGCATCTTCAAACGGGGTCAGGGGAAGAAAGGCCTCCACCAAGTGGGGGGGGGATTGAAGTAGGTCCTACCTAACCCACTTGGCCGTAGCTCCCTCAGGGAGAAGCGGGGCCCCAGTAGGCTGCAAGGGACTATTTTTactcctctccccccccctcgGGTGCTCTATTCCTCTGCATGCTCCAAAAAGCGGCTGCAGCTccgagctgcagcagcagcgcggGGCGTGTAGGAGGAGCGATGGCGGGGGGAAGCGAAGACTTTCCCACCGACCGTCCATCTGAGAGTAGCCTCCTTCGGAAAAGCTGTTTCAGGAAAACTCCTGAGCCCctgcaaaagacaaaaataggccagaaggagagagagaggggaggggaaaaaactgcaGTAAAGAAAATTCCAAACCCCAGCCTTGAGAGTGATGCTGATGCAGGCTGTTGGTCCCTGGGGGTGGTCCGGCAGCAAAAGCAGGGATGAACCCCCTCTCGTCTCCACTGCACCCTGGAATGTGCCTAACCCAGTGGGATCCTGCAGCTTTTGGGAAAGCGTTTGGGTGTAGGATAAGAGCTACGCAGCCCTTGCACCCTGCAGCCGGGAGCTGGGAGGTTTCCCCTTTGGCTGGGCTCCTCCCTGGCCCCCTCGCTGCTCCCGGTGGCCTGGATCCATCCCTTCCCAGGAACCGCTGCAGATGATCCAGGGAGCCAGACCCAGTGCCATTGGGACCAGCCACATGGCTCCCACCCcataaatatttcagttcagATAAAAAGCCTGTCAGCTTCCATCTGACTCAAGCACACAGTGGCGTGGCAGGTCTCCCCTGCATTGCCGGGGCACCGGACCCTGCAGGATCTGGCCATCGTCCTTCCCCCTGCCTCTGCTCCAGCAGGACCCATGCCCCACACAGGAGCTGCCCTGCTGGGGTCCCGGCGGGGAGTCCAGCTTCTCCCAGTCACAGCAGCAGCCGGGGCCTTTCCTCTGCAGCAAAATACACATGGGGATTGCTGAGACCTGGAGGAAACGCACTGCAAAGTGCGTGAATAgcaagaaatactaaaaatagaGGAACCCACTCCAGGAGGATTTGCAGGATGGTAGCTGGGCCATGCAGCCAGagctccctgcctggccccagcTTTTCCCTACTGctgtcttcctcctttccttctccatcaCCTGCCCATGGGGCTGGTGGGGTCTCAGGAGACAGAAACACCTCGTCCTGCAGTTCAGCCCCGCTGTGCCTTCTCCCCCATCCCTACACCTCACCTCGCTGTTTGGCTGTGACCTGCAGAGATAGCAGGCTTCGAGCAACCCTGCTGCACCAGGCTGGAAGGGGTTAACGGCATGAGATCCTAACAAGCCCAATCTGCTGCTATTTATACCCAGGAGGCTCTTctccaccctccccaccccacacTCTCAGCCCCccactgctcctgctgcctggaaaCTTGGGCTCACAGCTTCCCTTCCATGCAGCACAAGCCAGCTAATTACCCACCCAGGAGCTGGAACGAGCTGCAGACCAGCCCTAACAAGAGGAGCCACGGCTGCCAGGGGCATGGGGAAGGCAAGGCAGAAAACCCCCTCTCGATCCCTCCCTGGGAGAAGCACCCCAGCTGCCAAGGGGCTTTGCTGGCCCCTCACTCGTTTCCTGCAGGGAGGTGGGTCCCTCCGTCTCCCATGGGAATGCCGTGCTGCGGCTGTGATCCTGGAGGAACCAACCTGTGCTTTGCACTGTGCCTGCTGGAAAGCCTTGCATAGAAAGCCACGCGTGGGTGGTCGAGGGCAGGTCCAGGACCCCACAGCACATCTACAGCACCAGGCGATGTATTAGGGAGAGCTGTCATTTCCCAAAGCTGCGTGTCCTTGCACGGAAGCCTTGCTTTATTGGGGAAGCTTCAGCTACACCAAGCCCTGGAGTTTTAACTCCTGGTACCCGCTGTCTTCTCACCCCCCGGTCCCGAAGCTGTGTCCCCCTCCTGCCTTGGCTCTCAGCACTCAGCTGGAGTGGTTTGGCTGTCGCAGCTCTTTCTGACTATGGTCAGTAACAGATACTTGTAGGATCAGGCTATATTTAGAGCAGCTGCTCCTTCTTATACCTTCTCGGCTCCTGGCAGCCACGGGCATTGGGACTTCCCCAAGCAGGGGTTGTATCCGGACCATCTGCTTGTAGTTATGCTGGCCCTATCCACAATGAACTCGCCTAATCCCCCTTTGAACACTTTGGCTTCTGCAGGATCCCAGGCACAATATCCCCAATCCCTCTCGGGCAAGATGAAATGGGAGGAAATGTGTTTCTTCCCgcagaggaaggcagaaaagcTGGGATTATGTCGGAATAAAACAGGGAGCAGATAGTGATGTTGGAAAGCAGGGGACGTCTGTGGAGACTGGCAGTGAGGAAAGATGGCCAGGGAAATAAGAGGAGAAAATTGTGTCAATAGACAAGACCAAGAGGAAAGATGCCGTCTGGCTCAGCACACCTCCTCTGCCCCTGCAGGGTGAGGTGATGCCGCTGGCAGCTTGCTTTTAGCAGCGGCTGGATCTGCGCACTGAGCTTGGAGGGAGGGGTAGGATCAGCAAAGCGACGTTTGCTGGCCTGGGAGAAAAGAGCGATGCAGCACAGTGTCTGCACTCGACGTTGGGGCTTGTTCTCTCCCCCGGCTCAGACTTGAGTCTGGAGGATGTTTCCATACAGGGCTCAGCTGATTTAGCTGCGGTAAAATGGGTGCGGAGCACAAATTCCCACAAAATCACTTACCTGAACGTTTCCTTCCCCCCCCTGGATTCCAAAGATCTCAAAGATATTGAAAGTTGTATCAGGCTGAAACCAGGTGAGCAAAGAGAAAGGGTTAAATATTTACAGCCTCAGGGAAACCAGAATAAAACATGATGTGGGGGCCAGAGGATGCTGGAGCGGTCTTTATACATCCTACCTGTTTCTGTGCCTGTCCCCTCACTGCACATCTGCCTGCTAAGCTGTGAGCAGGGATCTAAGCCTGAATAACCAGAACCCAGCTGCAGGATGGCAGGTTTGCACCCAACTGTACCTGGCACGACGTGTCCAAGGGGAGAGGATGCCCCTCGGTGTGACGAGCGGGGCGAGACGCCAGCCCCGCGGGAGGAGACGGGGAGACTGCTTCCTCCGAAGGAAACTCATCCCATGGTGATTCCTGGATATCCCTGACCTGAGACCTcccaaggagaaaaggaaggtcatgagcagaaaataaaaaaaagccccgttggtgccagggctggcagcccagcACCCTGGCTGAGCTCTCCCTGCGCCTGGGCACCTCTCCTGATGGAGcaaagggctgggctgggggcacccatgcctgcagcctgcccagcACCCAAGATAGCCCAGCAGCTGCCCGGGACCTTGGCCAGGCACTGGCCGCAGGCAGTCCCTGATTTGGATGTGACCTTTGAGCCCTGCACCACTGCCCAAGGCTGGGGCCACGGCTGGGGTTGAGCGGGGGGACCCCCCAACCCAGCCAGCGGCAATagcaagaggaggagggaggaggaatagTCCCATtctgcccttccccagctcctgctTGTGCCCAAAGCGGAGCAAAGGCATTCCCGGGGAGCGGGGTGGGAGCCAGGCATACCCGTAACTCTTCTGTCTCTGCCGTAGTGAGGCTCCATGACAGCATCTCCGAAGAGGGCCACCACTACCTGATATTTGACCTGTGAGTAATGGTTAAATGCATCTCTTAATCCACCGGCAGCTGCATGCTTCCACCCTGTGGCAGTGCGCCCTgcacccccgcagccccccccccccaagctttcCCCATCCTCCACATCACACGAGCCCTTCCCGCAGGCTGGGTTTGAACCAAGCTTGGGTCCTCAAACTGGGCAGAGGGCAGGTCTCTGCTCTGCATCCCTAATACTCCCCCTGTGCGTGGTGGAGAggcattttgggggggtttgCCAGGGCTGAGCATGCTATAAATCAATCCAGCTCCCTTGCGTGCTGTGCTGAGATGGCCAAGCGTGACTCCCCCCGTTTTCTCGCAGGGTCACCGGTGGGGAGCTGTTTGAGGACATTGTGGCCAGGGAGTACTACAGCGAAGCGGATGCCAGGTGAGCGCGGACACACGCCGGGCTGTGGCGGGGACAGCAGTTGTCCCCTTCTCCTGTGAGCTGCTCTCTCTCAGGGTCCTACGCATCTGGCTTTCTGCAGCATAAGCTCCTTCCGTGCTGGGAGGTGTTTTACAGCCGCTCTGCAGCGCGTACTCATAAAACAGATGTGtagtgcaaaaaaaaaacaaccccaaaacacctcTTTTTAACTCACTCGGCTCCTGTGCCAAGAAGTGTGTGTGTTACCAGAGGGCTGGTTCCTGCCTTGaaccaggcagctgccagccatcGCTCGCAGCATCCTTCTTCCCCGGGGCTGATAGCATAGCCCACAGCTGAGCTCCCTGTAAAGAAGCAAGGCATCGGGGTTGGGGGTCCCCAGTTGGGGGACAGCGGggctccccaggctggcagggaggaAGCCCAGCATCAGGCTGGTGCCCCAGCCGGGAGAGCGATAACACAGACACCCGGCAGTCCTCACCCTTTCCCCTTGCAGCTGCATTAAAGTCATTTGCAAGCGTTTCTCTGGCATTTACCACTTGAAAGCACTAAGGAGGAGCAGTCAAGACAGGCTGGGTGGGAGGATGTGCTGGAGCTCCGCTCCCTCCCACGCTCCCACTGGCACTTTCCAGGTACCCTGCTGCAGAGGCAGGGGGCTGGGTAGCATTTCAGCTACACCTTTGGTCCTTGAAGCTCATCCAGGGAACAGCATTAGCcttattttttttgaggggacaTGATTTGGCCCTCTCCAGTCTCCAGATAGCACTGTGCCTCTTGGCTTTCCCCCCAGGATAAGCATAGCCCGTACAAACGTCCAAGGGGGTGGTAAGCACGATGCTACCTCTGTCTGTATGGAAATATCCCTTATTTCTAGGCAGAAACAATCTCATTTAATGGGTTGCCTGCACTGAATCTACTTACAACCCATCCACTTATTAGTgtcatacaaataaaataaaatacatgtacaATAAACACCTTCTGCCTTGCACACAGCTGTTTTGGAGCAGAAAAGATCATTGCCTCggtctttctcccttcctttctcatGCATGCAGCAGACCTGGGGTTTAATGAACTAGATACAAAGCGAACAGATGCAGCAAGAGCCACCCGCATTAGTGAAGGCCAGGGAAATGGGGCTGAAGCAAAGGTTAGGTTTAAGTCTGAGGAGGACATCTTCTCTGTCTGGGTTTGGAAACCAAATCTAGGCTGGCATCGTGACTCTgctgctggtctccagctccccccCCATGTTGCTTTTATGTGGAACCCATGGGCTCAGCCGTAGCCCCCATGCTCCTGCTCGCTGCAACTGGGTGTCCAGCAGCTCTGGTGGGATCTTACTGGGTTACAACTGCTCTCCACAGGTGTGTGGCTTTCGGTGGAGGGGGACActgagctgtgctgcagggctgctggtgggaaccgtgctggggagagggatggagggggtgagACGCAGCCGAGTAGAAGTGTCTAAGGAAACCCTGCCTCGCTGGCCATTCCTGTgagctttctcctctctcccGCAGCCACTGCATCCAGCAGATCCTGGAGGCCGTCCTGCACTGCCACCAGATGGGGGTAGTCCACCGGGATCTGAAGGTAGGAGCTGCAGGGGAAGTGCCTGTGAAAGGGTGTGGGGACCCCATCTGTGATGCAAAACCCTGTGGAGCAATGCCCAGCGTCCTCCAGGGCAGCTGAAACAGCGGGAAGGAACACCATGTAGGGCTTCTGGAAAGCCACAGAGCAAAGACCAGCTTTGGGGTGAAACAACGCAAGGGAGAGGGGGTAGGGAGGTCCTTGTAGTCCATGGTCCTCTAAGGATCCGGGGACACCGGGACACGCGGCAGAACAAAGCAGCAGGGGAGCACGTCCAGAGCCCTGACCTTCCTCTGTGCTGTGCTGGGAAGTCCCCACCACGCCACAACAACAAAGTCCCCGCGGGGCTTTTGCTCCTCTCCAACCCCTGTCTTCTCCTGCAGCCCGAGAACCTGCTGCTGGCATCCAAGCTGAAAGGTGCCGCTGTCAAGCTGGCTGACTTTGGCCTTGCCATCGAGGTGGAGGGGGACCAGCAAGCGTGGTTTGGTGAGTAGGACTGGCCCGAGTTGGGGCATCCTCCAGCCCTCATTGGTGTGTTTGGTcaggggggggtccaggggggaCACACATCCCCAGGACCTGAACCCCAGGTTATGGGAGCATCCCGGCAGCACCAGCCTAGGAGGCACAGTGGATGAGGACGTTGATGGCTCCAACTGTGACCCTCGAAACAGCCCAGTATTGATCCAGGGCATAGGCAAACAGCTCCATGGGGACTCGGTGAGTCACCAAGATGTCCTGGTGAGCTGGACAAGCCGGCAACAGGGGCAGACCCTGGAGGAGGAAAGTCTTCTCCACTTGCTGGAGGTGCACGTCAGAGCACTCCAGCCTTCTGCACCATCCTGGGGTTTGGCTGGTGCCACTGGCAGAAAGCCGCAGTTTGCTCTGCTCTCGGGAGTCACAGAGGTTTCTGGAGGGAGGGTGCCTGTCCCGCTGGGTCGGCAAGTGCCAGGGCTCTCCGCTCGACCGGGCACCAGGCACTGCTGGTGAGCTGTGTGGGGATGGGGGCTGCCTGCCGGCGGTGGGTGACGGGCTGTCTGTCCCAGGTTTTGCTGGCACCCCGGGATACCTCTCCCCTGAGGTGCTCCGGAAGGATCCCTATGGCAAAGCCGTGGACCTGTGGGCTTGTGGTAAGTCAGACTGGGGCTGAAATGCCTGGGCTGGGTTGCATGGGATGAGGGAGGCTGTTCATCCATCCTGAGTGGCCATTGCTAGACGTGTCTCAGggaggtcaggttggaggatttAGCCAAAAGGTGGCACATTACCTTGGGCTGTCCCAAGGGCAGCACCCTCTTTCCCAGTCCAGTGGCACCCTTCTCCGAAGGATCAGCCCCCTTGCTATGCACCCAAATCCCCCAAGCGGGCGAGATGCTGATTCTtctgccctgcggtgctggtgGGGTCAGGCAATGCCTCCACGCAGCTGCAGCCATAGGGGAGCCTTCTTCCACCCACGATGGGGAGGAGGCATGATGCCACGATGGGGCACCTTGGCTTGAGGCTTGAGGCTTGAGGCTGTGCATGTTGGCTGCCAGAGCCATGTATCTCCCCAGCCGCTGAGCACATCAGCATGGAGCTGGACCCACCAACGagccttttgctttttaatcagGGAGCAAATCCTTCTGTTTCCCTAATTTCTCAGTTTCTCTGCTTGAGTTTGGCCAGTCCCCAGGTTGGGTCTGCTCATACCTCCAGCAATGAACTCCCACCCACTGATCCCACTTCTCCTCTCCTGGGCAGGTGTCATCCTCTACATCCTGCTGGTTGGGTACCCACCCTTTTGGGATGAAGACCAGCACCGACTCTACCAGCAGATCAAGGCTGGGGCTTATGATGTGAGTGGGTTTGTCTTACTCCCCCCTTTCATGGTCTCCCCTCTCTCTTGCTGTCCCTGCCTTGCAGTCTGCTGCTCCAGAAGAGCAACCAGGACAAATTCAGACAGACAGGAGCAAGTTTCTTTGCTCTGGTCAGAGAGGGTTGGCCAAGCGGCCATGCCCAGATGCACACGCTGGTATGTTTCAGCTCCACTTTGCAGGACAGATAGGTCTTGTCCTGGGCCTTCCACCTTTCTCCCTCCGCCCCAGCTCTCCAGTTTTCCAGCTGGCAGCTCTTTCCAGTTGCTACTGTCTCTCCAGTAGTATATCTGTCCCTGTCCCATGGGCAGGAGCAAAGGGTTGCAGGAGAACCACCCCAATTGCAAAGGGGCTTCTGCTCCTTCTGTCGCTCCCTGCAGTCTCTCACCCTGGTCCCTTTGCTTTGGCAGTTCCCCTCCCCTGAGTGGGACACAGTCACTCCCGAAGCGAAAGATCTCATCAACAAGATGTTGACCATAAACCCGTCCAAGCGCATCACGGCAGCGGAGGCTCTGAAGCACCCCTGGATATCGGTGAGTTTGGTGGCACTCACTAATTGGGGTTGAAGGTCTAGAGATGTGGGGGTTCGCAAGGGGGgaacatctcactgggcagcatGTGTTATCAGCCTTGCTGTCCGGCTCTTTTCTCCATCTTGGGAAGATGGTTTCCTGGCATGGTTCCTCCCAGTGCTCTCAgagcagcctttttttccctgaggctTTACAGCAGAGACAAGCCCAGAGTGTGAAGGCAAACAGCATGTCCTAGGGGAGCTGGTGATGGGAGGGACACGTGTCCCCAGCCTTGGTGGGGACAGGCTGGTTTCTTGGTGTCACGCtgcgctgggggggggtgtctttccTCAGGGATGGTGGGAGCAGGATCATGTTTATCCATCCGTACACTCCAGCAGCAATCCCCCCGCCACCCTCGCTGCACCCCGCTGCTCCAGCTGCCGGTTCTCACTCTGAATCAGCTCCTAAAGGCAGGAGGAGTCCAGAGGCTTAACCCTGGGACCCCATACCACGTGCAAACCCTGAGCACACTGCTAAAACGTGGCCGGTCAGCCGAGGAGTTAACTCAGGGGGCAGCCAGCTCTCCCtgcaaccctccccccccccccccccaactaccAGAGCAGATCCTGCTGACTCCAGAGCTGCAATCTCCCGCTGCCTATTAAAgttttatttgctgctgctgcaggcagctctggCCCGTGCCTCGGCCGCAGGAGACCGCAcatgtgtgcatgtttgtgagagcggggctgggggagcccctgCCCCCTCGGCGCCTGCTCTGAGCTGGGtctctctcctcccagcaccGTGCCACCGTGGCATCATGCATGCACAGGCAGGAGACGGTGGACTGTCTGAAGAAGTTCAATGCCCGGAGGAAGCTGAAGGTAACTCTCGTGCTTTCCAAGCTGACTGCAAAATGCGTGATCAGGTCATTGGTGGGTTTGTTCCTCGTGTGGGAAAGGACAGGGTGGTGGCTCTGGGTCAGCGGTGTGGGGGTGATGGACATTTGGGGATCCCCACtgtgaagaagggaagggagacCGAGTGGGGTGGAGGCTGCATCTGGCTGGGGTTCCCAAGTGATTAGAGGAAAGCCATGGTGAAGGAAAGCAGCGAGTGACACAGCTGCCCTGGACACTGGGGTGAGGACTTTCCCACTGGAGTCAGTGTCGACAAAGCTCCTCCTTGGGGCAGGACATGGATCTGAGAGGCACAGTGAGACCCCTTTGCCTGATAACCAAGCCACTTTGCAGCCAAGGA is a window of Accipiter gentilis chromosome 26, bAccGen1.1, whole genome shotgun sequence DNA encoding:
- the CAMK2A gene encoding calcium/calmodulin-dependent protein kinase type II subunit alpha isoform X1; the protein is MATITCNRFTEEYQLFEELGKGAFSIVRRCVKVLAGQEYAAKIINTKKLSARDHQKLEREARICRLLKHPNIVRLHDSISEEGHHYLIFDLVTGGELFEDIVAREYYSEADASHCIQQILEAVLHCHQMGVVHRDLKPENLLLASKLKGAAVKLADFGLAIEVEGDQQAWFGFAGTPGYLSPEVLRKDPYGKAVDLWACGVILYILLVGYPPFWDEDQHRLYQQIKAGAYDFPSPEWDTVTPEAKDLINKMLTINPSKRITAAEALKHPWISHRATVASCMHRQETVDCLKKFNARRKLKGAILTTMLATRNFSGGKSGGNKKNDGVKKRKSSSSVQLMESSESTNTTIEDEDTKVRKQEIIKVTEQLIEAISNGDFESYTKMCDPGMTAFEPEALGNLVEGLDFHRFYFENLWSRNSKPVHTTILNPHIHLMGDESACIAYIRITQYVDAGGIPRTAQSEETRIWHRRDGKWQIVHFHRSGAPSVLPQ
- the CAMK2A gene encoding calcium/calmodulin-dependent protein kinase type II subunit alpha isoform X2, encoding MATITCNRFTEEYQLFEELGKGAFSIVRRCVKVLAGQEYAAKIINTKKLSARDHQKLEREARICRLLKHPNIVRLHDSISEEGHHYLIFDLVTGGELFEDIVAREYYSEADASHCIQQILEAVLHCHQMGVVHRDLKPENLLLASKLKGAAVKLADFGLAIEVEGDQQAWFGFAGTPGYLSPEVLRKDPYGKAVDLWACGVILYILLVGYPPFWDEDQHRLYQQIKAGAYDFPSPEWDTVTPEAKDLINKMLTINPSKRITAAEALKHPWISHRATVASCMHRQETVDCLKKFNARRKLKGAILTTMLATRNFSGGKSGGNKKNDGVKKRKSSSSVQLMESSESTNTTIEDEDTKVRKQEIIKVTEQLIEAISNGDFESYTKMCDPGMTAFEPEALGNLVEGLDFHRFYFENLWSRNSKPVHTTILNPHIHLMGDESACIAYIRITQYVDAGGIPRTAQSEETRIWHRRDGKWQIVHFHRSGAPSVLPH